From Streptomyces zhihengii, the proteins below share one genomic window:
- a CDS encoding NAD(P)-dependent oxidoreductase: MSDALPAPAAAPLDAASRAAAPLDASRAAAGAPSAPAVSVLGLGRMGSALAGAFLSAGRTTTVWNRTPDKADALVGRGAVRAASVADAVRGSAVVVVCVRDDEAVHELLDPVAPELAGRTLLNLTSGSPEQARENAAWAAGHGCAYVDGAVMTTPPGVGDPRSMILCSGSAAAFAEHRATIAALGDPVDLGEDAGLASLHDAGLLGLMWSVFAGWLHATALVGADGVPARAFTPLAIRWLAGVGGFMDTYAPQIDAGSYPGDDATVDIQLAAVQHLLEASRDRGVDTRLPELHRDLMTRTVASGHGRDSYGRVIEQFRAGA; encoded by the coding sequence ATGTCCGACGCCCTCCCCGCACCCGCCGCCGCCCCTCTCGACGCCGCGTCCCGCGCTGCCGCCCCACTCGACGCGTCCCGCGCTGCCGCCGGGGCTCCGTCCGCTCCCGCGGTGTCCGTGCTCGGTCTCGGCAGGATGGGCTCGGCGCTCGCCGGGGCCTTCCTGTCCGCCGGCCGGACGACCACCGTCTGGAACCGCACCCCGGACAAGGCCGACGCCCTGGTCGGACGCGGCGCCGTGCGGGCGGCCTCGGTCGCCGACGCGGTGCGCGGCAGCGCCGTCGTCGTGGTCTGCGTCCGCGACGACGAGGCCGTCCACGAGCTGCTGGACCCGGTGGCCCCGGAGCTGGCCGGACGCACCCTGCTGAACCTCACGTCCGGCTCGCCCGAGCAGGCCCGCGAGAACGCGGCCTGGGCCGCCGGGCACGGCTGCGCCTACGTCGACGGGGCGGTGATGACCACGCCGCCCGGCGTCGGCGACCCGCGGAGCATGATCCTGTGCAGCGGGTCGGCCGCCGCGTTCGCCGAGCACCGCGCGACGATCGCGGCCCTCGGCGACCCCGTGGACCTCGGCGAGGACGCGGGCCTCGCCTCGCTCCACGACGCGGGGCTGCTCGGCCTGATGTGGTCCGTCTTCGCGGGCTGGCTGCACGCCACGGCCCTGGTCGGCGCGGACGGCGTCCCGGCACGCGCGTTCACGCCCCTGGCGATCCGCTGGCTGGCCGGGGTGGGCGGCTTCATGGACACCTACGCGCCCCAGATCGACGCGGGCAGCTACCCCGGGGACGACGCGACGGTCGACATCCAGCTCGCCGCGGTCCAGCACCTCCTGGAGGCCTCCCGCGACCGCGGCGTCGACACCCGCCTCCCGGAGCTCCACCGCGACCTGATGACCCGGACCGTCGCGTCGGGCCACGGCCGCGACAGCTACGGCCGCGTGATCGAACAGTTCCGCGCCGGAGCCTGA
- a CDS encoding helix-turn-helix domain-containing protein yields the protein MNTSPVPPGPGVVAIAVVPDPRVGLSLWEMYELTIACTVFGIPQPDLADPWYTLRLCGDAAAEPVAAGLFTPRPTHPLGGLVGADTVIVPSVPDACVEDGEPVPEALVEALRAAAASGARMVSLCTGAFALAAAGLLDGRRATAHWQHTGQLAARHPAVRVDDSVLYTDEGGVLTSAGATAALDLCLHLVRRDLGAQVAGRLARRLVVPVHRGGGQAQFIEHPVPETDDDGLGPVLQWATRHLDKPLSVAELARRARMSPRTFHRRLLAATGTTPLRWLLTQRLALAQSLLETTGLPVERIGERCGLGGAANLRHHFTRAFGIPPSEYRRSFDASTASTASTPAAAPPSAAPRPALTPSAPPWTGR from the coding sequence ATGAACACGTCACCCGTTCCGCCGGGTCCCGGTGTCGTCGCGATCGCCGTGGTCCCCGATCCCCGGGTCGGGCTCTCCCTGTGGGAGATGTACGAACTGACCATCGCCTGCACGGTGTTCGGCATCCCCCAGCCGGACCTCGCCGACCCCTGGTACACGCTGCGGCTCTGCGGGGACGCCGCGGCCGAGCCGGTCGCCGCCGGTCTCTTCACCCCGCGACCCACCCACCCGCTCGGCGGTCTCGTGGGCGCGGACACCGTGATCGTGCCCTCCGTCCCGGACGCCTGCGTCGAGGACGGCGAGCCGGTCCCCGAAGCCCTCGTCGAGGCCCTGCGCGCCGCGGCGGCCTCCGGTGCCCGGATGGTCTCGCTGTGCACGGGCGCCTTCGCCCTCGCGGCGGCCGGACTGCTCGACGGACGGCGGGCGACCGCGCACTGGCAGCACACGGGGCAGCTCGCCGCCCGGCACCCCGCGGTGCGGGTCGACGACTCGGTGCTCTACACGGACGAGGGCGGGGTGCTGACCAGCGCGGGCGCGACGGCCGCCCTGGACCTGTGCCTCCATCTGGTGCGCCGCGACCTCGGCGCGCAGGTGGCCGGGCGGCTCGCCCGCCGGCTCGTCGTGCCGGTCCACCGCGGCGGCGGCCAGGCCCAGTTCATCGAGCACCCCGTGCCGGAGACCGACGACGACGGGCTGGGCCCGGTGCTCCAGTGGGCCACCCGGCATCTCGACAAGCCGCTGAGCGTCGCCGAGCTGGCGCGCCGGGCCCGGATGAGCCCGCGCACCTTCCACCGCCGTCTCCTGGCGGCCACCGGCACCACACCGCTGCGCTGGCTGCTGACCCAGCGGCTCGCCCTCGCGCAGTCCCTGCTGGAGACCACCGGGCTGCCGGTGGAGCGGATCGGCGAACGCTGCGGCCTCGGCGGCGCGGCGAACCTGCGCCACCACTTCACCCGGGCGTTCGGGATCCCGCCGAGCGAGTACCGCCGGTCGTTCGACGCGTCCACGGCGTCCACGGCGTCCACACCGGCCGCGGCGCCGCCCTCGGCGGCGCCGCGGCCGGCGCTCACGCCTTCGGCGCCACCTTGGACAGGCCGTTGA
- a CDS encoding geranylgeranyl reductase family protein: protein MTEALTEHTADVIVVGAGPAGSTTAYYLAKAGLDVLLLEKTAFPREKVCGDGLTPRATKQLVSMGIDISEEAGWLRNKGLRIIGGGVRLQLDWPDLASYPDYGLVRKRDDFDEQLARQAQKAGARLYERCNVGAPVVDERTGRITGVHAKLGEEKLPVTFSAPLVVAADGNSSRISLAMGLHRREDRPMGVAVRTYFTSPRHDDDYLESWLELWDRRGPGEDRLLPGYGWIFGMGDGTSNVGLGVLNTSSSFKELDWREVLKAWCASMPEDWGYTDENMTGPIRGAALPMAFNRQPHYTKGLLLVGDAGGLVNPFNGEGIAYAMESGQIAADVIVQAHARRTPAQRELALQRYPKVLKDTYGGYYTLGRAFVKLIGNPKVMKIATQRGLTHPMLMKFTLKMLANLTDPTGGDAMDRIINGLSKVAPKA, encoded by the coding sequence GTGACCGAAGCCCTCACCGAGCACACCGCCGATGTGATCGTCGTCGGCGCGGGCCCCGCCGGCTCCACCACGGCGTACTACCTCGCCAAGGCGGGCCTGGACGTGCTGCTGCTGGAGAAGACGGCGTTCCCGCGCGAGAAGGTCTGCGGCGACGGCCTCACGCCGCGTGCCACCAAGCAGCTCGTCTCCATGGGCATCGACATCTCCGAAGAGGCCGGCTGGCTGCGCAACAAGGGCCTGCGGATCATCGGCGGCGGGGTGCGCCTCCAGCTCGACTGGCCGGATCTCGCCTCCTACCCGGACTACGGACTCGTCCGCAAGCGCGACGACTTCGACGAGCAGCTCGCCCGGCAGGCGCAGAAGGCCGGCGCCCGGCTCTACGAGCGGTGCAACGTCGGCGCCCCGGTGGTCGACGAGCGCACCGGCCGGATCACCGGCGTGCACGCGAAGCTCGGCGAGGAGAAGCTCCCGGTCACCTTCAGCGCCCCGCTGGTCGTCGCCGCGGACGGCAACTCCTCGCGCATCTCCCTGGCGATGGGGCTGCACCGGCGCGAGGACCGCCCCATGGGCGTGGCCGTGCGCACCTACTTCACCTCGCCCCGCCACGACGACGACTACCTGGAGTCGTGGCTGGAGCTGTGGGACCGCCGCGGCCCCGGCGAGGACCGGCTGCTGCCCGGCTACGGCTGGATCTTCGGCATGGGCGACGGCACCTCCAACGTCGGCCTCGGCGTGCTCAACACGTCCTCCTCCTTCAAGGAGCTGGACTGGCGCGAGGTCCTCAAGGCCTGGTGCGCGTCGATGCCCGAGGACTGGGGCTACACCGACGAGAACATGACCGGCCCGATCCGCGGCGCCGCGCTGCCGATGGCGTTCAACCGCCAGCCGCACTACACCAAGGGCCTGCTGCTCGTCGGTGACGCGGGCGGGCTCGTCAACCCGTTCAACGGCGAGGGCATCGCCTACGCGATGGAATCCGGCCAGATCGCCGCCGATGTCATCGTGCAGGCCCACGCCCGCCGCACCCCGGCCCAGCGCGAGCTGGCGCTCCAGCGCTACCCGAAGGTCCTCAAGGACACCTACGGCGGGTACTACACGCTCGGCCGGGCCTTCGTGAAGCTCATCGGCAACCCGAAGGTCATGAAGATCGCGACGCAGCGCGGGCTCACCCACCCGATGCTGATGAAGTTCACGCTCAAGATGCTGGCCAACCTCACCGACCCGACGGGCGGCGACGCGATGGACCGCATCATCAACGGCCTGTCCAAGGTGGCGCCGAAGGCGTGA
- a CDS encoding GNAT family N-acetyltransferase has translation MSGRSLPAVRLRVPTDEDALAWHRIFADPDVMEFHGGKAAELSVYEELTARQRRHDAERGFCFWTMLDEDGEVIGFTGAQPWPHTEFGPVGEIEIGWRLARRAWGKGYATAAARTTLERVKAAGVDQVVAMVNARNERSIAVIKRLGMELSESFTTPVGKQQGYCFRLALA, from the coding sequence ATGAGCGGCAGGTCCCTCCCCGCTGTCCGGCTGCGCGTCCCCACGGACGAGGACGCCCTGGCCTGGCACCGGATCTTCGCCGACCCCGACGTCATGGAGTTCCACGGCGGGAAGGCGGCCGAGCTTTCGGTCTACGAGGAGCTCACCGCGCGCCAGCGGCGGCACGACGCCGAACGCGGCTTCTGCTTCTGGACGATGCTCGACGAGGACGGCGAGGTCATCGGCTTCACGGGCGCGCAGCCCTGGCCGCACACGGAGTTCGGGCCGGTCGGCGAGATCGAGATCGGCTGGCGGCTCGCCCGCCGCGCCTGGGGCAAGGGCTACGCGACGGCGGCGGCCCGCACCACCCTGGAGCGGGTCAAGGCCGCCGGGGTGGACCAGGTGGTGGCGATGGTGAACGCGCGCAACGAGCGCTCCATCGCGGTGATCAAGCGGCTGGGGATGGAGCTCTCGGAGTCCTTCACCACACCGGTCGGCAAGCAGCAGGGGTACTGCTTCCGGCTGGCGCTGGCCTGA
- a CDS encoding glutaminase, producing MEQHAVAPDYRAVLEQVAADVAPLVGSGRPAAYIPALAGVDPGRFGMAVADLHGNVHGVGDWRHPFSAQSITKVFTLALVLAAGGDTLWRRVGREPSGNPFNSLVQLEYENGIPRNPFINAGALVVTDALQTLTGDASSELLEFLRAESGNPELGFDAEVAASEAAHGDRNAALAHFMASYGNIAGPVPALLDHYFWQCSIEMSCADLTLAARFLARHGLRADGSRLLTRSEAKQINAVMLTCGTYDAAGDFAHRVGLPGKSGVGGGIVAVVPGHCTLCVWSPGLDARGNSVAGVAALDRFTTLTGLSVF from the coding sequence GTGGAGCAGCACGCCGTCGCCCCGGACTACCGGGCCGTCCTGGAACAGGTCGCCGCCGACGTCGCCCCGCTGGTCGGCAGCGGCCGCCCGGCCGCGTACATCCCGGCGCTCGCCGGGGTGGACCCGGGCCGCTTCGGGATGGCCGTCGCCGATCTGCACGGCAACGTCCACGGGGTGGGGGACTGGCGGCACCCGTTCTCCGCGCAGTCGATCACCAAGGTCTTCACGCTGGCGCTCGTGCTGGCGGCCGGCGGCGACACCCTGTGGCGGCGGGTCGGCAGGGAGCCGTCCGGCAATCCGTTCAACTCCCTGGTGCAGCTGGAGTACGAGAACGGCATCCCGCGCAATCCGTTCATCAACGCCGGGGCGCTGGTCGTCACCGACGCCCTCCAGACGCTGACCGGCGACGCGAGCAGCGAACTGCTGGAGTTCCTGCGCGCGGAGAGCGGCAATCCGGAGCTCGGCTTCGACGCCGAGGTCGCCGCGTCGGAGGCCGCGCACGGCGACCGCAACGCCGCCCTCGCCCACTTCATGGCCTCGTACGGCAACATCGCGGGCCCGGTCCCGGCGCTGCTCGACCACTACTTCTGGCAGTGCTCGATCGAGATGAGCTGCGCCGATCTCACCCTGGCCGCGCGGTTCCTGGCCCGCCACGGCCTGCGGGCCGACGGCTCGCGCCTGCTCACCCGCAGCGAGGCCAAGCAGATCAACGCCGTGATGCTGACCTGCGGCACCTACGACGCGGCCGGGGACTTCGCCCACCGGGTCGGTCTGCCCGGCAAGAGCGGTGTGGGCGGCGGGATCGTGGCCGTGGTGCCCGGGCACTGCACGCTGTGCGTGTGGAGCCCGGGCCTGGACGCGCGCGGCAACTCGGTCGCGGGGGTGGCCGCGCTGGACCGCTTCACCACGCTGACGGGGCTCTCGGTCTTCTGA
- a CDS encoding demethylmenaquinone methyltransferase, with translation MTRATLDKQPHEVASMFDDVAANYDLTNDVLSLGQDRRWRKEVAKAVDARPAQRILDLAAGTGTSSLPFTAAGAYVVPCDFSLGMLREGKKRHPWLPLTAGDATRLPFADGVFDAVTISFGLRNVQDTGRALRELYRVTKPGGRVVICEFSHPTWAPFRTVYEEYLMRALPPVARAVSSNPDAYVYLAESIQSWPDQPGLARQLQQAGWSRVAWRNLSGGIVALHRGTKQA, from the coding sequence GTGACCCGAGCAACCCTGGACAAGCAGCCGCACGAAGTCGCCTCGATGTTCGACGACGTGGCGGCGAACTACGACCTCACCAACGACGTGCTCTCGCTCGGCCAGGACCGGCGGTGGCGCAAGGAGGTCGCCAAGGCGGTCGACGCCCGGCCCGCGCAGCGGATCCTCGACCTCGCGGCGGGCACCGGCACCTCGTCCCTGCCGTTCACCGCCGCCGGCGCGTACGTCGTGCCCTGCGACTTCTCCCTCGGCATGCTCCGCGAGGGCAAGAAGCGCCACCCCTGGCTGCCGCTGACCGCCGGCGACGCCACCCGACTGCCCTTCGCCGACGGGGTCTTCGACGCCGTGACGATCTCCTTCGGTCTGCGCAACGTGCAGGACACCGGCCGGGCGCTGCGCGAGCTGTACCGGGTGACGAAGCCCGGCGGCCGGGTGGTCATCTGCGAGTTCTCGCACCCCACCTGGGCGCCGTTCCGCACGGTGTACGAGGAGTACCTGATGCGGGCGCTGCCGCCGGTCGCGCGCGCCGTCTCCTCCAACCCCGACGCGTACGTCTACCTCGCCGAGTCGATCCAGAGCTGGCCCGACCAGCCGGGGCTCGCCCGGCAGCTCCAGCAGGCGGGCTGGTCGCGGGTGGCCTGGCGCAACCTGAGCGGCGGGATCGTGGCCCTCCACCGCGGCACCAAGCAGGCGTAG
- a CDS encoding SigE family RNA polymerase sigma factor: MPPDHQHEFEAFARANQRRLQRTAYLLCGDADAARDLTQTTLAKLFQHWRKVSAADHPHAYARTVLTRTFLAERRRGLRDLLAHRHVDPPPPPAHTELRITLLAALDELPPRARAMVVLRYWEDQSVASVARLMLCSEGTVKSQCSRALARLRASLGEARLHLMEG; encoded by the coding sequence GTGCCACCCGACCACCAGCACGAGTTCGAGGCGTTCGCGCGGGCGAACCAGCGCCGGCTCCAGCGGACGGCGTACCTGCTGTGCGGTGACGCCGACGCGGCGCGCGACCTGACCCAGACGACCCTCGCCAAGCTGTTCCAGCACTGGCGGAAGGTGTCCGCGGCGGACCATCCCCACGCCTACGCGAGGACCGTGCTGACCCGGACCTTCCTCGCCGAGCGGCGGCGCGGTCTGCGTGACCTTCTCGCGCACCGCCACGTCGATCCACCGCCGCCGCCCGCGCACACCGAGCTGCGCATCACGCTGCTCGCCGCGCTGGACGAACTCCCGCCGCGCGCACGGGCGATGGTCGTCCTGCGCTACTGGGAGGACCAGAGCGTCGCCTCGGTGGCGCGGCTGATGCTGTGCAGCGAGGGCACCGTCAAGAGCCAGTGCTCACGCGCGCTCGCCCGGCTCCGCGCCTCGCTGGGCGAGGCCCGCCTCCACCTCATGGAAGGGTGA